The genomic region CCAGGCCGAGGTGATAGCGCAGCGAGCCCGCGAAGGGATCGCGATGCGCGCCCAGCTTGCCGCCCGGCGGCAGCATCGCGAACATCGCGCCGTGCACGCTCGGGATCGACTTGAGCAGCTCCACCGTCTTCGGACACAGCGTGTTCGCCGACGGCAGGAAGTCGTCGTACCATTTCAGGTAAAACCGCTTCCAACCGCTCTTGAAGAACGAGTAGAAGCCCCAGTCGTTGTTCTTCGCCGCCGCGCGGATGAAACCTTCGTCGAACAGGCGCACGGCCTCGTCGCGGATGGTCTCCCAGTTCTCGCTGAGGGGCTTCAGCTCGGGGAACTGATCGACCGAGATCACCGGCTTGTTCGGCACCGCCGAGCCCGCATACATCAGCACGTTGTAGGGCGCGAGATAGGTCGAGTGGTCGCCGAGCTGGCGCGCGAAGCGCAGCCGCTGCTTGCCGCGGAAGTGAACGTAAATCGTCGAGGCCGCAAGCACATACAAAATGGCGAGCTGCGGCGCAAAAAGCTGTTTCAGCATTTCCCCAATCCCAAATGACCCAGCCGGGTGTCGTGTAGCCCGAGGAGGGCCCAGCGGCAAGATATTCACCGGTGGGTTGCAATCACGCCGGAGAGAGCAAGGGGATGGAACTGGGGTCCAAACCGGCCGAAACGAGCCGAATCAGGCCCGCGACAGCGCCTGCAGGCCCTTGAAGGTCAGGCGCTTGGGGTCGGTGACCCCGGCCAGGTAGAGGCGACGGATGAAGGCGATGACGGTGTCGCGGTCGCAATCGGTCAGCGCGACCACGGCGTCGACCGCTATTCTCTGGGCTTCCATTGGGCTCACCTCGGCCTTGCGAGTCACCCCGGCCGAGACAGGCTAGAACTCATCTGTTAAATCGGCGTTAACCGTTGTGGAACCATCGGCGATTCAGCCGTCCAGCCGAAGAGGCGCGGCCGCAATGTCTAGCGCGCAGCGAGGCTCTTCTTGAGCTGCGCAAAATGCTTCTTCAGCCGCGGAACGGCAAAGTCGGTGAAGGCGCGCACCTTCGGTACCGAGAGCCGGCCCTGCGGACAGATCAGATGCGCAGGCATCTCCGGATCGTTGTCGCCGGCAAGCACGATCTCGAGCTCGCCGCGCGCGACCTGCTCGGCCACTTGATACGAATACATCCTTGCCACCCCGCGCCCGGCGACCGCGGAGGCCACGGCTGCATAAGTGCTGTTGACGACAAGCCGAGGCGTGAACTGCACCGTGCGCGGCGCCGACGAGCCCGCCTGCGGCGCAAAGGTCCAGGAATTCGGCAGATGCGCCATCGCGACGATCTGGTGCTTGGCGAGATCACCCGGCTCAGTGATGCGCGGATGCTGTTTCAGGTAGCGGGGAGCGGCCACCACGACGCGGCTGATCCCGCCGACCCGCATCGCCACCATCGCCGAATCCGCCAGCGGACCGATGCGAAGCGCGATATCGACGCCTTCCTCGATCAGATTGACCGCACGGTCGAACAGCAGGAGTTTTGCCGACACGGTCGGATAGGCGTCGAGAAACGCGTCGAGGATCGGCCGCAGCACCATCTCTCCCGACACCACCGGAGCGGTGATCGTGAGCAGACCACGCGGTGCCGTGCGCGGTCCGGCCGCGATGTCCTCGGCTTCCTCCAGCTCGGTGAGCACGCGGCGGCAGATCGCGACATAGCGCTCGCCCTCCTCGCTCAGCTTGATCGAGCGTGTCGTTCGGTACAGCAGCTCGGCGCCGACCCGCTCTTCCAGAAAGGCGATGGCGCGGCTCACCGCCGCCGGCGAGCGGCCGAGCTGGCGTCCTGCGGCAGCGAGGCTACCCTCGTCCACCGCAAGGACGAACACCTTCATCGCGTCCAGACGATCCATGCGCTCGCCGCAGCCCCCTGAGATTTCGGCTGAAAGCTAGGCGTTTGCGTCGGCTGCGACAACCTCCGCAAGGATCGGTCCGGCATTCGTTCGCGCCGCGAAAGAGTGTCTGCCGGGCAGCGGATATTCGCAAGCAAGCCGCCGCAGCGTACCTCAACGCCCAAGCCAGCCGCCGCTGGCGCAGGTTTTCAAGCCAACAACAGGAGTCCGTCATGGGTATCGAGCAGAAGGTCGCCATCATCACCGGTGCATCGCAGGGTATCGGCGCCGCCCTGGTCCAGGGTTTTCGCGATCGCAACTATCGCGTCGTCGCAACGGCGCGCTCCGTCAAGCCGTCGGGCGACGACGACGTCCTCGCCATTGCCGGCGACATCGCCGACCGGTCCACCGCCGAGCGCGTGGTGTCGCAAGCGATCGCCCGCTTCGGCCGGGTCGACACACTGGTCAACAATGCCGGCATCTTCGTCGCGAAGCCCTTCACGCAGTACACGGCCGAAGACTATGCCGCAGTGATGGGCACCAACGTCGCGGGCTTCTTCAACATCACGCAGCTCGCCATCGCCGAAATGGAGAAGCAGGGGTCTGGCCACGTCGTCCAGATCACGACCACGCTGGTCGATCAGGCCAATTCGAACGTGCCCTCGGTGCTGGCGTCGCTGAGCAAGGGTGGGCTGAACGCCGCGACCAAGTCGCTCGCGATCGAATATGCCAGGCGCGGCATCCGCGTGAACGCGGTGTCGCCCGGCATCATCAAGTCGCCGATGCACCCGGTCGCGACGCACGCCCAGCTCGACGCGCTGCACCCGGTCGGCCACATGGGCGAGATGTCCGACATCGTCGATGCCGTGCTCTATCTCGAACGTGCCTCCTTCGTCACCGGCGAGATCCTGCATGTCGACGGCGGCCAGAGCGCCGGCCACTGAGAGGAGGAGAACGACAATGCCCATCGTCACCATTCAAGTGACCCGCGAGGGAACGACGCCGGGTTCGGCGTCGCTCACGGCGGAGGAGAAGGCCGCACTGATCAAGGGCTCGAGCGAGCTGCTGCGCGACGTGCTCGGCAAGCCGCTCGAATCGACCTTCGTCGTGATCGAGGAGGTCGACACCGACAATTGGGGCTGGGGCGGCCTGCCCGTGCAGGAATTCCGCCGCCGCCGCGCCGCCCAGACAGGATGATCCGCGCGCCGTTGCGCGCAAGAGGATGACATGACCTATGCGCAGACCGGCGGAGACTATCTCGTCCTGTTCGGCCTCGGCGGTGGTGCGGTGATGCTGGCACTGGTAATCGATCTCGGCCGCGCCCTGATCGTCCCTCGCAGATCCTGAGCGCGATGATGGCAGGCGAGCGGCATCACCTGGCACTGGGCTTTGTCATGCTTTGAGCAAGCGACCTCAGCAACTCGGTTTGCTTCAGGACTAACTCACATTGCTTTCGCGCACGCGTGCCCGACAGGTCAACCAACTCCGCCAGCGTTTTTGCACGGCCTAACTCCCGCGCATACTCCAAGGTCGCGCCCGCATTGATCTTCATCAGTTCAAGCACGACGGTGCGACACTCGGCTGCCGTTCCAATCGCGTCGATGAGATCACTTTCCACGACGACGGTTCCACTGGCCTCTGATGTCACACTGACTAGCCGTGACTTTGCGAGGTCGTTGGCGTAGTTGAGCGTAGCGCTCATGCCGTCCAAAGCGCGGGCTTGATACTCCTTGGCCATGTCCACGATGAGATCAGTGGTGGTACTGCTCAGAGGTTCAGGTCTTGCAACGATGACGCTGGCCGCTTCTTGTACCGGAACAGTCGGAGCAGGCGCTTCTTGCGCAATCTGCGGCGCATCCTGGGGGAAGACGGCGACTGAGCCCGGCGGCATGGCCAAGCCCTCGTCGACCGCACGGCTCACTTCCGCCGCCAGTTCCAGCAGTGAGCGACGCCCGGTGCGTGCAACGTCAGCAGGCAGCTTTGAGCGCGCCTTTCCCATAATCGTCCGACTCCTCGGCCAAGTGCGCCGCGATCCAACCCCACAAACTTACAATTTCGTCCGAAGCTTTGCCCGCCGGTGCGAACTCCGTCACGCCCAACCCTGCTCCGAGCGCATCCTGGTGATCGTTACGCTGCGCAATAAACGGGAGCGCAAGCACGCCGAGCGAGCTTAGCGATGTGGCAGCTTCGCTCAGCCGGCACCCCCGCGTCGGCGTCTGATTGAGGATGAAGGCAAATCGGCGGTTGAGCCTGCGAATGGCGATCAGTGTAGGAATTGCGGCTTCGATATCGGCCGGGCTCGGGCGCGCCGGGATGAGACAGAGATCGGCGCAGGCGATGACGCGCATCGCCAGGCTGTTGGTCGTGGCAGCCGTGTCGATGATGGCAAGCCAGACGCCTTCGGCCTTCAGGCGCGCGATCAACGGTTCGATCTCGGCAGGATCGGTAACGCGCTCGACGCGGGGATAGGGATGATCGCGGCGCTCTTTCCATTTCGAGATCGTACCTTGCGCGTCCGCCTCAATGAGAGCGACGCGCTCAGCGCGCTGCATTGCTGCCACCGCCAGTCCAACGGACAGCGTACTCTTGCCGCTTCCGCCTTTTTGCGTGACCAGGGCAAGGACGTGCATGTCCCGCGCTCCCCTTAAGACGGCAACGACGCGGAACTCAGACGTTGTCCGAAATAAACTTCTTGCAGCGTAAAAATACTACCGCAAGTCGCGATTCGTCTCAAGCGAACGCGAGGCTATCCCGGTATCCTACGTAGCAAGATCAGGAATACTGCATCACGCCGTCGTCGATCCGACCGAAGCGCAAGGAAACGATGTCGAGCGCGTAGTTCTGGTGGAGGCGCCACGGCCGCTTCGAACCCTGCTTCGGCATTTTGGCGATCGAGCGCTGCACGTAGCCCGAGGTGAAATCGAGCGAAGGCTGC from Bradyrhizobium sp. CB1015 harbors:
- a CDS encoding aspartyl/asparaginyl beta-hydroxylase domain-containing protein; the encoded protein is MLKQLFAPQLAILYVLAASTIYVHFRGKQRLRFARQLGDHSTYLAPYNVLMYAGSAVPNKPVISVDQFPELKPLSENWETIRDEAVRLFDEGFIRAAAKNNDWGFYSFFKSGWKRFYLKWYDDFLPSANTLCPKTVELLKSIPSVHGAMFAMLPPGGKLGAHRDPFAGSLRYHLGLVTPNSNKCRILVDGVECVWRDGEAFMFDETFIHSAENATDVNRIILFCDVERPMKYGFMTAINRWVSHHIVKASATQNVDGENVGVLNKMFGKLYEIHLASRKVKEWNRNVYYTLKYSLTALILGLIVYSALN
- a CDS encoding LysR family transcriptional regulator; this encodes MDRLDAMKVFVLAVDEGSLAAAGRQLGRSPAAVSRAIAFLEERVGAELLYRTTRSIKLSEEGERYVAICRRVLTELEEAEDIAAGPRTAPRGLLTITAPVVSGEMVLRPILDAFLDAYPTVSAKLLLFDRAVNLIEEGVDIALRIGPLADSAMVAMRVGGISRVVVAAPRYLKQHPRITEPGDLAKHQIVAMAHLPNSWTFAPQAGSSAPRTVQFTPRLVVNSTYAAVASAVAGRGVARMYSYQVAEQVARGELEIVLAGDNDPEMPAHLICPQGRLSVPKVRAFTDFAVPRLKKHFAQLKKSLAAR
- a CDS encoding SDR family NAD(P)-dependent oxidoreductase, whose product is MGIEQKVAIITGASQGIGAALVQGFRDRNYRVVATARSVKPSGDDDVLAIAGDIADRSTAERVVSQAIARFGRVDTLVNNAGIFVAKPFTQYTAEDYAAVMGTNVAGFFNITQLAIAEMEKQGSGHVVQITTTLVDQANSNVPSVLASLSKGGLNAATKSLAIEYARRGIRVNAVSPGIIKSPMHPVATHAQLDALHPVGHMGEMSDIVDAVLYLERASFVTGEILHVDGGQSAGH
- a CDS encoding 4-oxalocrotonate tautomerase family protein, yielding MPIVTIQVTREGTTPGSASLTAEEKAALIKGSSELLRDVLGKPLESTFVVIEEVDTDNWGWGGLPVQEFRRRRAAQTG
- a CDS encoding ParA family protein, with product MHVLALVTQKGGSGKSTLSVGLAVAAMQRAERVALIEADAQGTISKWKERRDHPYPRVERVTDPAEIEPLIARLKAEGVWLAIIDTAATTNSLAMRVIACADLCLIPARPSPADIEAAIPTLIAIRRLNRRFAFILNQTPTRGCRLSEAATSLSSLGVLALPFIAQRNDHQDALGAGLGVTEFAPAGKASDEIVSLWGWIAAHLAEESDDYGKGALKAAC